Within Helicobacteraceae bacterium, the genomic segment GGAATAACGGGGACGCTGGTTTTAGCGAAGCGAGGAAATGATAACGCGGTTAGTTTTTATGCGCGTTAGACAAGTTTGTAAATAAGGATTAAAAAGGCGATCGAGGCGCTTTGTTAGGCGCTCGATCGCGTTTTGTAGGCTACTGGAGTAGTCTTAGGACGTTTTGTTGAACGGCGTTAGCTTGGCTTAACGCGTAGCTTCCGCTTTGAATTAGAATGCTCTGTTTGCTGAAGTTAGAGCT encodes:
- a CDS encoding flagellin, encoding SSNFSKQSILIQSGSYALSQANAVQQNVLRLLQ